One Erpetoichthys calabaricus chromosome 8, fErpCal1.3, whole genome shotgun sequence DNA segment encodes these proteins:
- the LOC114655831 gene encoding uncharacterized protein LOC114655831 has translation MENKSFVTFIMFVCVILPRSSENTTIPTKYISSTKMLESMQSTERKFHTNPGKNGQIQITSVPVLEQNSAHMNQGTPDNEYGETIVRSTTQRPAIVIKRSTKQAGNRFTHTSIIQDKTNIGRITSYNNEIPSSQTNQDKTVQRIIKINTQKAKLLSTEVWSSHTLYKRSTNYEVASTSDPMTQTPHFSLPVRSTLQKKHFVTSSIKESTTISPLLTQTSNIHPRTKDYTLETSSQTVTSTDLLKIHQTLTRISQTSQRFIGKSKVTHSLTLATTSQRKTTQMEKKTQQNLSTRNNTLDILTSNMDNSLHPSKRRIDPNRARRVIKSRQQGAGTAVAAIIGSCFICLLGATALILYRKKKAEQKRKKNSNWAGPSPFLDGQIINQIPGEDDVKFNRTLSKRISLGTFISHRISKHFPSLLEQEQPQTGLELNSSSVRCSSDQEDNVKVQKSTDLPVCSDETEAFNSFQIQKGQESSSLEDTGKQMKKSSNSSLILTDTICLSDMQNNVAEEQTTNDKDLQPTTIGESNMAPTQMDLIQE, from the coding sequence ATGGAAAACAAGAGTTTTGTCACATTtatcatgtttgtgtgtgtgattcTGCCAAGGAGCTCAGAGAACACCACCATACCAACCAAGTACATATCTAGCACAAAAATGTTAGAAAGCATGCAAAGTACTGAAAGAAAATTCCATACAAATCCAGGAAAAAATGGACAAATTCAAATAACATCTGTTCCTGTACTTGAGCAAAACAGTGCACATATGAACCAAGGGACACCTGATAATGAGTATGGAGAGACGATTGTGAGGAGTACCACACAGAGACCAGCTATAGTAATAAAAAGATCAACAAAGCAAGCTGGCAATCGTTTTACACATACTTCAATAATTCAGGATAAGACAAACATTGGTCGCATTACATCATACAACAATGAGATTCCATCTAGCCAAACCAACCAAGATAAAACAGTGCAAAGGATAATAAAAATCAATACTCAAAAAGCAAAGCTGCTCAGCACTGAAGTCTGGTCTAGTCATACTCTATATAAGAGATCAACTAATTATGAAGTGGCTTCTACAAGTGATCCCATGACACAAACACCACATTTTTCTCTCCCAGTGAGAAGCAcattacagaaaaagcattttgttACATCTTCTATAAAGGAATCAACAACAATATCTCCACTTCTAACTCAGACATCCAATATTCATCCAAGGACAAAAGATTACACACTAGAAACGTCTTCACAAACTGTGACAAGCACAGATTTACTCAAAATTCATCAGACATTAACCCGAATTAGTCAAACTTCTCAAAGATTTATTGGTAAATCTAAGGTAACTCACAGCTTGACTTTGGCTACCACTTCTCAAAGAAAGacaacacaaatggagaaaaaaactCAACAAAATCTTTCAACAAGAAATAATACTTTGGACATTTTAACATCAAATATGGATAACTCATTACATCCTTCAAAAAGAAGAATTGACCCTAACAGAGCAAGGCGGGTGATAAAATCAAGACAGCAGGGTGCAGGTACAGCTGTAGCTGCCATCATTGGATCCTGTTTCATCTGCTTGCTGGGAGCAACTGCCTTAATTCTATATCGTAAAAAGAAAGCTGagcagaaaagaaagaagaattcaAACTGGGCAGGTCCTAGTCCTTTCTTAGATGGCCAAATCATTAACCAGATTCCAGGAGAAGATGACGTAAAATTTAACAGAACTTTATCAAAACGCATTTCCCTTGGAACATTCATTTCACACAGaatttccaaacattttccaTCACTACTAGAACAAGAGCAGCCACAAACAGGATTAGAACTTAACAGCTCTTCTGTTAGATGCTCATCTGACCAGGAAGACAATGTTAAGGTGCAAAAATCTACTGATCTTCCAGTGTGTTCTGATGAAACAGAAGCATTCAACTCTTTTCAAATACAGAAAGGGCAGGAATCCAGTAGTTTGGAAGATACagggaaacaaatgaaaaaatcaagTAATTCCTCGTTAATTCTGACTGACACAATCTGTTTGTCTGATATGCAAAATAATGTAGCTGAGGAGCAAACCACAAATGATAAAGACCTTCAACCTACAACTATAGGAGAAAGTAATATGGCTCCAACTCAAATGGATCTAATACAAGAGTGA
- the omgb gene encoding oligodendrocyte-myelin glycoprotein, with translation MKKQRKAMWTPSTELQCLLIVLYAAKALTVCPPICVCTRSHRVVDCSGRNLSDLPEGLQHNIQVLNLSHNSLVDLDNLLTHLGHLRTLDISHNQFSYFPRNLPKALWEIDASGNTIRLLEKTDTAYHWNLKLLDLSGNAIERIVFINNTLTNLRSLNLSGNKFWTVPTNMPYNLETVDLSNNLLVQILPGSLDRLPHLAFLYLHNNRFATIEGKAFSKLASLKLITLNDNPWVCDREKDIDYLLFWVRQTSARVIGCPCFTSHICGQGQTTSMVQNKSSKTTFLSSTNRAWRSPLLPTATSNYLLKSATAAVLVATPSNISTVQPPLIGKRSTLTYTSTILPNITSKNWHTSTTPNSTPSAEQKTLLPNRATYSDITIFSTALFNFTLVMLTKSFL, from the exons ATGAAGAAGCAAAG GAAAGCAATGTGGACTCCATCAACAGAGCTACAATGCCTTCTCATTGTGCTTTATGCTGCCAAAGCATTAACTGTTTGTCCtcctatatgtgtgtgtacaagGAGCCACAGAGTGGTTGATTGTTCTGGGAGGAACCTGAGTGACCTTCCTGAAGGGCTCCAGCATAACATTCAAGTCCTGAATCTTTCTCACAATAGTTTGGTGGATCTGGATAATTTGTTAACCCATCTTGGGCACCTCCGTACTCTGGACATTTCTCACAACCAGTTTAGTTACTTCCCCAGAAACTTGCCTAAAGCTCTTTGGGAAATTGATGCATCAGGCAATACCATTCGGCTTCTGGAAAAGACGGATACTGCTTACCACTGGAACCTCAAATTACTAGACCTGTCTGGCAATGCAATAGAAAGAATTGTGTTTATAAACAATACTCTAACGAATTTAAGGTCCCTGAATTTGAGTGGTAACAAGTTCTGGACTGTACCTACCAACATGCCATATAACCTAGAAACAGTGGATTTGTCCAACAATCTTTTGGTGCAGATTCTGCCAGGAAGTCTAGATCGTCTACCACATCTTGCCTTCTTATACTTGCACAACAACAGATTTGCCACAATTGAGGGTAAGGCATTTAGTAAACTAGCAAGCTTAAAGCTTATCACCCTTAATGACAACCCTTGGGTGTGTGACAGAGAGAAAGATATTGATTACTTGCTTTTCTGGGTGAGGCAAACATCAGCCCGTGTAATTGGATGCCCATGCTTTACTAGCCATATCTGTGGCCAGGGACAAACAACCAGCATGGTACAAAACAAATCAAGCAAAACAACTTTTCTGTCAAGTACCAACAGGGCATGGCGTTCACCTCTGCTGCCAACTGCCACATCTAATTACCTTCTTAAATCTGCTACTGCTGCAGTGTTAGTGGCAACACCATCTAATATCTCAACTGTGCAGCCTCCCCTGATTGGAAAACGTTCTACTCTGACATATACCAGCACCATTCTGCCAAACATCACCAGCAAAAATTGGCATACAAGCACAACACCCAATTCAACCCCAAGCGCCGAACAAAAGACTCTCCTGCCAAATAGAGCCACATATAGTGATATAACCATATTCAGCACTGCACTTTTTAACTTTACATTGGTCATGCTGACCAAAAGTTTCCTCTGA